Below is a window of Cupriavidus sp. MP-37 DNA.
TGCTGCTGACCAAGTACGGCCGCGGCCTGGTGGCCAACTGCGCGGTGCTGCTGGGCATTATCGCCGGCACGCTGGTGGCGATGGCGCTGGGCAAGGTGTCGTTCGAAGGCCTCGATGAAGCCAGCTTCGTCGCCGTCATCACGCCGCTGCACTTCGGCATGCCGACCTTCGAAGTGACCGCGATCCTGTCGATGTGCATCGTCATGCTGATCACGCTGGTGGAGTCGACCGGCATGTTCCTGGCGCTGTCGGACATCACCGGCAAGAAGCTGAGCAACGAAGACCTGACCCGCGGCCTGCGCGCAGATGGCCTGGGCACGGTGATCGGCGGCATCTTCAACACCTTCCCCTACACCTCGTTCTCGCAGAACGTGGGCCTGGTGACGGTGACCGGCGTGCGCTCGCGCTACGTCGCCGCGGCCGGCGGCATCATCCTGATCGCCTTCGGCCTGTTCCCCAAGATGGCGCACGTGGTCGCCTCGGTGCCGCAGTTCGTGCTGGGCGGCGCCGGCATCGTGATGTTCGGCATGGTCGCTGCCACCGGCATCCGCATCCTGGGCTCGTGCGATTTCAACCGCAACCGCCACAACCTGTTTATCGTCGCCATCTCGATCGGCTTCGGCATGATCCCGACGCTGGCGCCGACGTTCTTCCAGTACCTGCCCAAGTGGACCAGCCCGTTCACCCACAGCGGCATCGTGCTCGGCACGATCGTCGCCGTGACGCTGAACCTGTTCTACAACGGCATCCAGTCGCGCGAAGAGGCCATGCGCAACGCCGCGGCCAACTCGCACGGCACCGAGTAATCGAAGTACCGGCAACGCGGGGCCGGTCCGCAAGCATCCGGCCCTGAAGCAGACCGGCGCCGCCGCCGGGCACGACTGGCATGTTGATTGCATGACGGTCGGCGCCTGCGGCGGGACGGCGGTGCCGGGTGGTTTTCCTGAAGCAAGCAACGACACATGACCAACGATAACTATCCACGCGATCTCATCGGTTATGGCGCCCGCCCGCCGCACGCCCGCTGGCCGGGCGGCGCGCGCGTGGCGCTGCAGTTCGTCCTCAACTATGAAGAAGGCGGCGAAAACTGCGTGCTGCACGGCGACGCCGCGTCCGAGCAGTTCCTCTCCGAGATCGTCGGCGCCGCGGCCTACCCCGACCGCCACATGAGCATGGAGGGCATCTACGAATACGGCTCGCGCGCCGGCGTCTGGCGCATCCTGCGCGAGTTCGAACAGCGCGGCCTGCCGCTGACCATCTTCGGCGTGTCGATGGCGCTGCAGCGCCATCCGGAACTGACGCGCGCCTTCGTCGAACTCGGCCACGAGATCGCCTGCCACGGCTGGCGCTGGATCCACTACCAGAACATCGACGAAGCCACCGAGCGCGAGCACATGCGCATCGGCATGCAGATCATCAAGGAGCTGACCGGCGAGCTGCCGCTGGGCTGGTACACCGGCCGCGACAGCCCCAACACGCGCCGGCTGGTGGTCGAGCACGGCGGCTTCCTCTATGACTCGGACTATTACGGCGACGACCTGCCGTTCTGGACCGAGGTCGAAGTCACCGGCGGCGAGAAGAAGCCGCACCTGGTGGTGCCGTACACGCTGGACTCGAACGACATGCGCTTCGCCACGCCGCAGGGCTTCAATACCGGCGAACAGTTCTTCCAGTACCTGAAGGATGCGTTCGACGTGCTGTACGCGGAAGGCGACCCCGGCGGCCAGGACAGCCCCAAGATGCTGTCGGTCGGCATGCACTGCCGCCTGCTCGGCCGCCCCGGCCGCTTCCGCGCGCTGCAGCGTTTCCTCGACTACGTGCAGGGGCACGACAAGGTGTGGATCTGCCGCCGTGTCGATATCGCCCGGCACTGGGCCGCAACCCACCCCTACACTCCCCGGAACCAAGCATGAGCCAGACCTACACCATCGCCCAACTCAACACCATGCCGGTCGCGGAATTCGTGCAGGTGCTGGGCGGCATCTACGAACACTCGCCCTGGTTTGCCGAGACCGCCGCCGCGCAACGGCCCTTCGCCGACGGCGCCGCGCTGGCGCAGGCGCTGCGCCAGGCGGTCGATGAAGCCGGCGAAGCGGCCCAGCTCAAGCTGGTGCGTGCCCACCCGGAGCTGGCCGGCAAGGCCGCGGTGCGCGGCGAGCTGACTGCCGAATCCACGCGCGAACAGAGCGGCGCCGGCCTGAACCAGTGCACGCCTGAGGAATTCGATCGCCTGCAGTCGCTCAACGCGGCGTACAACCAGAAGTTCGGCTTTCCGTTCATCCTGGCGGTGCGCGGCTACGACCGCCACGGCATCATCGCCGAGTTCGCGCGCCGCATTGAAAACACGCCGCAGCAAGAGTTGCAAACTTGCATCAACCAGATCCATCGCATTGCACAGTTCCGTCTCGACGACTTAGTATCCGCCTGAGCAAAAAAGCGTCACCTGTATAACAAAAAAACGCTGTACCCCGATGCCGCCGGCCTCCCATGCAACACCACACCGAGCCTCGGCCAGGCGGCACGAATAAAAGCGCAAAGACATGACAAGAACCCGTCAGGGACCCAGTACACAACGTTCCAAGCAGGATCAAAACCACGGAGGTCTAACAATGCAGAAGCAGTACAAGCCGGCGCTCAAGCTGGCGGCGGTAGCGGCTACCCTTTTTTCCGGCGCGGCCATGGCCCAGTCCAGCGTCACGCTGTACGGCCAGGCTGACATGTTCGTCGGCGGCGTGAAGAGCCCGGGCTCGGGCGAGCGCGCCTGGGTGGCCAATTCGGGCGGCATGCAGACGTCTTACTGGGGCATCAAGGGCACCGAAGACCTCGGCGGCGGCACCAAGGCCATCTTCGACCTGAACGGCTTCTTCCGCACCGACGCCGGCCGCAGCGGCCGCTTCGAAGGCGATTCGATGTTCAGCCGCAACGCCTATGTCGGCCTGCAGAACGACAAGGCCGGCACCATCAAGCTGGGCCGCAACACCACCCCGTACTTCATCTCGACCATCCTGTTCAACCCGCTGGTCGACTCGTACGTGTTCTCGCCGACCATCTTCCACACCTATTTCGGCGCAAGCAGCGGTGCCGTCGTCGATCCGGGCATCATCGGCGATTCGGGCTGGAACAACTCCGTGGTGTACAGCACGCCGAACTTCGGCGGCCTGACCGCCAACTTCATCTACGGCTTCGGCGAGCAGCCGGGTGCCGCGGGCAAGCAGAAGTTCGGCGGCAACGTGCTGTACTTCAACGGCCCGTTCGCCGCGACCGTGGCCTACCAGCAGGTGCGCTTCAACAACGTGCCGACCGACTTGTCCGACATCGGCCTGTCGCGCCAGGACGCCGCGCAGATCGGCCTGTCCTATGACTTCAAGGTGGTCAAGCTGTTCGCGCAGGGCCAGTACATCAAGACCCGCGCCACCACCGCGCCGTCGGGCGACATCAAGCACATCGACGGCCAGTTCGGCGCTTCGGTGCCGATCGGCGCCGGCAACCTGCTGGCTTCGTACGCCTACGGCAAGGTCGACAACTCGCTGGGCGACTTCAAGCGCAATACCTTTGCCGTCGCCTACGACTACAACCTGTCCAAGCGCACCGACGTGTACGCCGCCTACTACTACGACAAGATCACCGGCATCGAGCACGGCGACACCTTCGGCGTCGGCGTGCGCCACAAGTTCTGATGCACTGAGCGAGCGCGTCACCGGCAGCACTGGAGCCCGCCTTTCGGCGGGCTTTTTTCATGGCCCGCCAAGCGCATCGCGCGCCACCGGCGCACCGTCGGCATGCTGCGCTGCGCCACGCCAGCGGCGGATGAGAAACTGGCGCTCCATAGGCGGATTCAATTGGATTGGCCCCGGCGCGCTTCCTAGATTGGTGTTCCAGGCCTCAAAAACCAATGACAGCGAGGTGACACATGCGGCGATACGCGAAGACCCGGTCTGAACTGATGGCCATCCTGAACCAGTGCCTCGACAACAACCCCGAGTGCGGCGAGTGCGAGCTGCACGCGGTGCGAATGCACCAGCCTGACCATACCGGTTGCAACTGGAGCGCCGAGGTCGATTTCCCGCAGGAGTCCGTCGACAACCTGGGCCACCAGCTCGCAGCGGCAAAATCGATCATCGTAGTCATGCGCGAGCAGTACAACGTGCTGCAATAAGCACCATGCCCACCGCCCCTGGCCGCGCGAATGCGGCGGGGCAACAAACAAAAGGCCGGGTCATCGACCCGGCCTTTTGCATGGCAGAAGCCAGGCGGCGGCGAATCAGCGCACCGCGTTGCACTCGGCCACGGCGACCGCCGTCATGTTGACGATCCGGCGCGTGGTGGCCTGCGGGTTCAGGATATGCACCGGCTTGGCCGCGCCCAGCAGGATCGGGCCCACGGTCACGCCCTGCCCGCCCGTGATCTTGAGCAGGTTGAAGGCAATGTTGGCGGCGTCGAGCGTCGGCATCACCAGCAGGTTGGCGCTGCCGGCCAGCTTGGTCGACGGCAGGAAGTGGCGGCGCACGTCCTCGACCAGCGCGGCATCGCCCTGCATCTCGCCTTCGACCTCCAGGTGCGGCGCCTCGCGCGCGAGGATCTGCGCGGCCTCGCGCATCTTGCGCGCCGACGGGCGCGTCGACGAGCCGAACATCGAGTGCGACATCAGCGCCACCTTCGGCTGCAGGCCGAAGCGCGCGATCTCTTCCGCGGCCAGCTGGGTGATGGC
It encodes the following:
- a CDS encoding nucleobase:cation symporter-2 family protein, with translation MNSASTTVPTDLTNERLPSGRLLALGLQHVLVMYAGTVAVPLIVGGALKLPKDQLAFLINADLFAAGLATLIQAIGFWKFGIRLPVMMGVTFASVAPMIAIGTDPNVGLLGIYGAVIASGIFGILISPMMGRMLGLFPPVVTGTVITLIGVSLMRVAINWSAGGQPTTRAVIDGVAKEVPNLAYGDLANLGIAGLTLVIILLLTKYGRGLVANCAVLLGIIAGTLVAMALGKVSFEGLDEASFVAVITPLHFGMPTFEVTAILSMCIVMLITLVESTGMFLALSDITGKKLSNEDLTRGLRADGLGTVIGGIFNTFPYTSFSQNVGLVTVTGVRSRYVAAAGGIILIAFGLFPKMAHVVASVPQFVLGGAGIVMFGMVAATGIRILGSCDFNRNRHNLFIVAISIGFGMIPTLAPTFFQYLPKWTSPFTHSGIVLGTIVAVTLNLFYNGIQSREEAMRNAAANSHGTE
- the puuE gene encoding allantoinase PuuE, coding for MTNDNYPRDLIGYGARPPHARWPGGARVALQFVLNYEEGGENCVLHGDAASEQFLSEIVGAAAYPDRHMSMEGIYEYGSRAGVWRILREFEQRGLPLTIFGVSMALQRHPELTRAFVELGHEIACHGWRWIHYQNIDEATEREHMRIGMQIIKELTGELPLGWYTGRDSPNTRRLVVEHGGFLYDSDYYGDDLPFWTEVEVTGGEKKPHLVVPYTLDSNDMRFATPQGFNTGEQFFQYLKDAFDVLYAEGDPGGQDSPKMLSVGMHCRLLGRPGRFRALQRFLDYVQGHDKVWICRRVDIARHWAATHPYTPRNQA
- a CDS encoding porin; this encodes MQKQYKPALKLAAVAATLFSGAAMAQSSVTLYGQADMFVGGVKSPGSGERAWVANSGGMQTSYWGIKGTEDLGGGTKAIFDLNGFFRTDAGRSGRFEGDSMFSRNAYVGLQNDKAGTIKLGRNTTPYFISTILFNPLVDSYVFSPTIFHTYFGASSGAVVDPGIIGDSGWNNSVVYSTPNFGGLTANFIYGFGEQPGAAGKQKFGGNVLYFNGPFAATVAYQQVRFNNVPTDLSDIGLSRQDAAQIGLSYDFKVVKLFAQGQYIKTRATTAPSGDIKHIDGQFGASVPIGAGNLLASYAYGKVDNSLGDFKRNTFAVAYDYNLSKRTDVYAAYYYDKITGIEHGDTFGVGVRHKF
- the uraD gene encoding 2-oxo-4-hydroxy-4-carboxy-5-ureidoimidazoline decarboxylase, with amino-acid sequence MSQTYTIAQLNTMPVAEFVQVLGGIYEHSPWFAETAAAQRPFADGAALAQALRQAVDEAGEAAQLKLVRAHPELAGKAAVRGELTAESTREQSGAGLNQCTPEEFDRLQSLNAAYNQKFGFPFILAVRGYDRHGIIAEFARRIENTPQQELQTCINQIHRIAQFRLDDLVSA